One genomic region from Mytilus trossulus isolate FHL-02 chromosome 9, PNRI_Mtr1.1.1.hap1, whole genome shotgun sequence encodes:
- the LOC134684406 gene encoding uncharacterized protein LOC134684406, with product MIDSYSGQDKNQQQLQYKGSDRYILDRTTDEVLCERCSKYSVFYGTYYKYCGGYCSGFPGDQDCENQYLYQLTNLSNGAIAGILVGILAAVAIFIIAVVICVKTVNKRRGGMSQGSVVTPVGASNVAVFTTTPVNPNIQTAFHCGYPVQCHPPLNMGYPMQPIEQELQTSVPSNMGYPMQPIEPLPPPYRKPE from the exons ATGATTGATTCATATTCAGGACAAGataaaaatcaacaacaatTACAATACAAAGGTTCAGACAGGTACATTCTTGATCGTACGACAG ATGAAGTGTTGTGTGAGAGGTGTTCCAAGTACAGTGTGTTTTAtggaacatattacaaataTTGTGGCGGCTATTGTAGTGGCTTCCCTGGGGACCAGGACTGTGAGAACCAGTATTTGTACCAATTAACCAATCT ATCTAATGGGGCAATTGCAGGAATACTCGTCGGAATTCTTGCAGCTGTCGCAATTTTTATTATTGCTGTGGTCATTTGTGTCAAAACTGTTAACAAAAGACGGGGTGGAATGTCCCAGGGGTCAGTTGTTACACCTGTTGGGGCATCAAACGTTGCTGTTTTCACCACGACGCCTGTAAATC CAAATATACAAACAGCATTTCATTGTGGATACCCGGTTCAGTGCCATCCTCCTCTAAATATGGGATATCCTATGCAGCCAATAGAACAAGAGTTACAAACGTCTGTTCCATCAAATATGGGATATCCAATGCAGCCGATAGAACCACTACCGCCACCTTATAGAAAGCCGGAGTAG